A region of the Hominilimicola fabiformis genome:
TTATCGCCCTTCTTCTGTTATTAGACTTACATGGACTGATGTTTCAAAAAGAATTGATAATTTAATTCAAAAAGACGAATATCTTGATGTAGAAGAAAAACAAGATGCTAATGCTGAAAACATTGATAAATCTAATTCTGAAAGTCAAATCAATCTATATAAAGTGGGAGATTTTTATGAAGTATATGGTGATGAAGCAGCTCAAGCATCGGAAATATTGGATATAAAATTAATTTCTAAAGTTGTTGATGGTGAAGAAATACAGATGACAGGGTTCCCTCAACACGTTTTAGACAGATATACGGAAATCCTTGCAGAGCAAGGATATGAAATAAATATTAACGAACAAGCTCCGGAAGCACAAGAAGTGACTGACAAGTTTGAAATTGTCGCAGCAAGACATACTAAAACAAATGCTGATATATGGGTTGTATCACTTAATGAGAGGATTGATAGTGACGAATTTAAAAAACTTGCTATTGACGTAAATAAAGTCGGAGGTTATTATTCAAGATTTCCCAAAACTTTGGACGGTAAATCAATTTCAGGTTTCGTATTTAAGAGCGAACCGACAGAAAAAGAGTTATCTGTTTTCAATGATTTCTTCAATAATGAAAAATCGGAAGAAGTTACAGGAGAAAAAGTCGATACTGCTGAAATAAATGATACTGAAGTTGAAATGGCAGAACCCGAAATGATTGCACCAAAACCAGAAACAAAACCTGATTTGCAAGTCGGAGATGTAATTGAATACAATGGCAAGCAATGGCGAGTAGCTCAAACAGGATTTAATATGAGCTTTGAAAATCTTGATGAGAATGATAGTGAGCAAATGTTTTCACATATCGGAGGTATGGAAAGTTTCAAGGCAAGCCGAGATTATACTTTGATAACAGAAAAAGAAATTGCAGAGAAAAATGTTGATACTGTTGAAATAAATGATATTGAAGTCGAAACGGCAGAACCCGAAATGATTACACCTGAACCGGAAACAAAACCTGATTTACAAGTCAGAGATGTAATTGCAAAAGATGTTACAAAGAATATTGAAACAGCGGAACGTTTGAATTACAGAATACAAATTGACGAAAACACAAAAACAGCGGGTAAAAAATATGCCGACAATGTTTTAGCAATCAGAACGTTAAAACGAATTGAAAAAGAAAATCGTCTTGCAACTCCTGAGGAGCAAGACATACTATCACAGTATGTTGGATGGGGTGGTCTTGCAGATTGCTTTGATGAAAGGCATTTCAAATACAAAGAGCTAAAAGCACTACTTACCGATGAAGAATATGTAGCAGCACGTTCAACAACGTTAAATGCACATTATACATCGCCGGTTATAATTAAAGAAATGTATACGGCTATTTCAAATATGGGATTTAAAGAGGGCAACATTTTAGAATCATCTTGCGGAATCGGTAATTTTATGGGACTGATTCCTGATGAAATGGGTAACAGTAAATTCTATGGCGTAGAAATTGATGATTTAACCGGACGCATAGCAAAGCAATTATATCAGAAAAATGAAATAATAATAGACGGTTTTGAAAATACAAAATTCAAAGACAATACATTTGATGTTGCAATAGGCAATGTTCCATTTGGTAATTATCGTGTAAATGATGTTGTATATAATAAATACAATTTCTTAATACACGATTATTTTTTTGCAAAGAATATTGACAAAGTTAGACCGGGCGGTATATTGGCACTGATAACTTCCAAAGGTACTCTTGATAAAGCAGATAGCAAGTGCAGAAGATATTTAGCTGAAAGAGCTGACCTTGTCGGAGCAATCAGACTGCCGGATAATGCCTTTAAAAATGCCGGAACAGATGTTACAACCGATATTATATTCTTGCAAAAAAGAGAAGAAATACGAACTGATAACTTCCCTGAATGGGTTGATATTGATGAATATGCAGAGGGCATAAACATCAATAAATACTTTATATCGCATCCTGAAATGATACTTGGGGATATGGATCTTAAGAGTTCAAGATTTGGATTTGAAACTGCGTGTAAAATGCGTGACGGTGCAGATATGCAAGAAGAATTGCATAATGCAGTAATGACATTATCCGCACACATATCAGAAAACAATATAAGCAATGACATTGAATTGCAAACAAATGATGTCAATCTGAATAATGTACGAAATCTAACATATGTAGAGCAAGATAATAAAATATATTATTATAAAAACGGCAATCTGACAATCCCTGATGATTTAAACAATACAAAAGAAGAAAGAATTAAGGGGCTTAATCAAGTCCGAAAAATAGCAAGAAAAGTTATTGATATTCAGACGTTCGGTTGTACTGAGGAAGAACTGAAAAAGGAACAATATGAGCTGAATAAACGATATGATGAATACACCAATAAATACGGATATATTCATTCGAGAGGTAATAAACAGGCATTTGCCGCTGATGTGGACTTGCCATTGCTATTGTCTTTGGAGAATGTAGACGAGGACGGAAATATAACAAAAGCTGATATGTTTTCAAAACAAACTATTCGCCCATATATCCCTATTGAAAGTGCTGATAATGCTGTTGATGGATTAAAAATATCGTTAGCTGAAAAGGGAAAAGTTGATATAAAATACATCAGTATGCTTACACATCAAAGCCAAGATGAAGTCGTACAGGAACTTGACGGATTGATATATAAAAATCCGATACGCAGTAATACAGAGGATATATATACCGGATATGAAACGGCTGATGAGTATCTATCAGGTAATGTACTTGAAAAACTTGAAACAGCCATACGTTTAAATAATAACGGGATATACGATAAAAATGTCGAAGCTTTAAATGCAGTTCAGCCGGAACCACTTACAGCCGTAGATATACCTTGGAAAATAGGATTATCGTGGATTTCTGTTGAAGATTATCAACAATTTCTATATGACACTCTTGATACAAGATATTATTTGCGTGATGATAATTATAATTCTTTTAATAGCATCAGTATTAGGTATAATAATTACACAAATACATGGACTATATACAACAAGCAAGCAGATAACAGTAACTTAAAGGTAACAACAGAATTCGGAACATCAAGAAAAAATGCTTATGAAATTATGGAAGATAGCTTAAATCTTCAAAATTGTGTTGTTCGTGACAGACACGATGATGGTGAAAGAGTCTGGTATACAGTAAATTCAGAAGAAACCGCAAAAGCTCAAGAAAAGCAAGCTGTTTTGAGAGAAAAGTTTTCAGGGTGGATTATGGAACATCCTGATATTCGTAATAAATATGTAGATTATTATAACAGAACATACAATAATACACGATTGCGGCAGTATGACGGTTCACATCTTACTTTTCCGGGAATGTCCCCAGCAATACAGCTTAGAGAACATCAGGTTAATGCAGTTGCAAGAGTTTTATACAGTGATACAAATGCTTTACTTGCTCATACAGTTGGTGCGGGAAAAACATATGAAATAGCAGCAAGTTGTATGGAGCTTAAAAGACTTGGCTTAGCTAAGAAAAGTATGATAGTTGTTCCAAATCATCTAACCGAACAATGGGGCAGTGAATTTATGCAGCTATATCCGGGAGCAAATATTCTTGTTGCAACAAAGAAAGATTTTGTAAAAGATAAACGACAGGCTTTCTTTTCTAAAATAGCAATGGGCGATTGGGATGCCGTTATTATAGGTCATTCACAATTTGAAAAAATACCTATATCAAACGAACGTCTTGCAAATGAAATTTCGTTAGAAATTGAAAAAATAACCGCTGCTATTGAGGATTTAGGCAGTGCCGACGGAAGAAGATTTTCTGTCAAGCAACTTGAAAGCAAAAAGAAAAATCTGCAAGCAAAATACGAGGAGCTTACTGCACAAGAAGTGAAAGATGATATATTCTGTTTTGAACAGCTTGGTGTCGATTATATGTTTGTGGATGAAGCACATATGTTTAAAAATTGTATGATAACTACAAAGTTATCTAACGTGGCGGGATTATCAACCACATCATCAAATAAATCAATGGATATGCTTTGGAAATGTAAATACTTATCTGAAATACAAAACGGTAGGGGTGTTGTGTTTGCAACAGGTACACCTATTTCAAACAGTATTACGGAAATGTATGTAATGCAAAGATATTTGGATAATGGACTTCTTGAACGAAACGGATTCGGATTCTTTGATAACTGGGTTGCGATGTTCGGAAACATTACAACAGGCTTGGAACTTGCACCGGAGGGTACAGGCTACAGAATGAAAAACAGATTATCAAAATTTGATAATCTGCCGGAACTGATGAAAATGTTTTCGCATTTTACTGATGTTCAAACAGGCGATATGCTAAAACTTCCCGTTCCGGAACATACAATGCATAATGTTGCATTAGAACCGGACGAATTTACGCAAGATATAATGATGACATTTGTTGAACGTGCGGCAGCTATACGAGATAGACAGGTAGAACCTGAGATCGACAATATGCTTAAAATCACAAACGAGGCAAGAAAACTTGCTCTTGATCCTAAACTTATAGATAATGATGCACCGATGAGCAGAAAAGTTGAAGCTTGTGCTGAAAATGTATATAACATCTATAAGAATACAACAGAAACAAGAGGTACTCAACTTGTTTTCTGCGATTTAGGAACACCTAAAGATGGAGTTGATATAAATGATACCACTTACGGCAGGCTGATAAATGCCCTTGTGGAAAAGGGAGTAAAGCGAGATGAAATTGCAGTGATACACACAGCAAAAACAGATGTTCAAAAAGCCGATATGTTTTCAAAAATGCGTAGCGGTCATTATCGAGTTATGATAGGTTCGACAGATAAAATGGGAGCCGGCACTAACTGTCAGAAACGACTTGCAGCACTTCATCATATGGATTGTCCTTGGCGAAGTTCGGATATAGAACAGCGTGAGGGCAGAATATTAAGGCAAGGCAATATGAATGAACACGTTGATATTTACCGCTATGTTGTGAAAAATACATTTGATGCGTACTTGTGGCAGATAGTCGAAAATAAGCAGAGATTTATTAATCAAGTAATGCGTGGAGATATAGGCTTAAGGAGCTGTGAAGATGCTGATGAAACAGTTCTTTCATTTGCAGAGATAAAGGCTTGTGCAACCGGAGATATTCGCATAAAGGAAAAGATGGAACTTGATATTAAAGTACAAAAACTAAGTGCTTTGAAAGCGGCATACACAAAGAATAAGTTACTTTATGAAGATACAATACAAAAGTATCCAATCAAAGAAAAACAAATTCTTATACATAAGCAGAAAATTGAAAGTGATATTGCTATGCGTGATAAAGCATCTTCTAACAACTTTAAGGTGAATGGGATAGAATATGATGAACGTGTTGCATCCGGAACAAAAATAATTGATGTATCACAAAAAGTTGTGGAAGGTACAGTTATAGGAGAGTATAAAGGTTTTGAAATACAGAAAGCACAGCCGTATCATCTTAATATAGTAGGACAATGCACATATAACATAGAGTGCAGTAGTGATCCGGTTGGCATGACGATGAGGATTGAAAACTGCGTTAAAGGCTTAGAAAAAGAAATTGATATTTGTAACAACAATATTGATAATCTTCAAAATAACTATAACCATGCTAAAAACAATATAAAATTACCGTTTGAACACGAAGATGAATTAAATGAGTCGTTGATACGACAAAGAGAATTGGAGCGAGAATTAGACTTGTCGGCGAATAAGTCTAATTCAGAAGATATGGAAATGTAGACGTTTTTACGTCTTTTTTTATTTCCTGAGAGGAGCAAAATGGAGATAAGTTAAAGGTAAAACGAAATTTAATTCTGTTTGTATTTATACGGATAATATTGAATTTCTTCTGTATATTTGGAATGTATAAAATGTTAAAAATAATAATTTAGGAGGCGATTGATATGGCGGACTATGTTTCAAAAGATATGATAAATAAGGCTATGCAAGTTGATTTACTTGAGTATGCAAAAAGCTTGGGTATGGAATTTGAAACAAGAGGTAGAAACAATACTTTTTATCAAAAAGGACATAGCTTAAATATAACTCGATCAAAAAATATGTATTACCGCTTTTCAACCGGAAAAGGCGGTAATGTAATCAACTTTGCGATGGAACAGAACGGCTGGACATTTCAGCAAGCGGTAAGGTCCTTGTGCGGTGAAGAAATTCAAAAATCAGTGCCGAAGCAAACATATATTCCGGCAAAGCAAATACCGGAGCATAAAGAAAAAATGATACTGCCGAAAGCAAACTCTGACGCACGCAGAGCATTTGCATATCTTGTAAAAACACGTCATATTGATAGTCAAATTGTAACACAGTTAATGCGAGAACATAAGATTTATGAAAATGACAAACATAGTTGTGTATTTGTTGGGTTTGATAAAAACGGACAGGCGGGATATGCGTCTGTCCGTTCTACATATACAATGGGGAATTCATATAGAGGCGATGTAAAAAACAGTGACAAGCGTCATTGCTTTACGTTAAACGGAAAATCCGACAGTGTATATGTTTTCGAGGCACCGATAGATGCAATGTCACACGCAACTTTAACAAAAGTAAGCGGGTGGGATTGGCAAGAAGATTGGCGAATTGCATTGGGAGGTGTAAGTGATTTGGGTTTGCAACAATTTCTTTCACTTCACCCTGAAATAAAAAACATTCATTTTGCAACAGACAATGATGAGCAAGGCAAAAAAGTGTTGGAAAATGAATATAACACCGACGGAACAATAAAAAAAGTCGGTTATATGCAAAAATACAAAGATAAGGGTTATGAAGTTTTTCGTGAAGAACCGGCACATAAAGATTTTAATGAGGATTTATGTGCATTTATGGAAGAGCAAACACCCATACAGGAGGATATGAGTTTATGAAAGTCGATTTCAATGAAATGGAAATCATAATGATAAAACAAGTTATGACTATGATTCTTGCATTTTTTCCGCCGGAAACAGAAATATATAGGCATGCAAAGCATATATGCAAAAAAATAGAGGATAGCGATAATGCGTGATTTACTACAATTATCAGATAACAAGATACTGTTGCTATTATTTATAACAGCGATGTTCATATGTGTTTGTAGCAATATCCTCTTGGTACATTCAATACTTGAGGGAGAGAAAAAAATGAAAAAGATATGCAGCATATTTGGTTCTTTTCTTCTGCTATTAG
Encoded here:
- a CDS encoding DUF3991 domain-containing protein — translated: MADYVSKDMINKAMQVDLLEYAKSLGMEFETRGRNNTFYQKGHSLNITRSKNMYYRFSTGKGGNVINFAMEQNGWTFQQAVRSLCGEEIQKSVPKQTYIPAKQIPEHKEKMILPKANSDARRAFAYLVKTRHIDSQIVTQLMREHKIYENDKHSCVFVGFDKNGQAGYASVRSTYTMGNSYRGDVKNSDKRHCFTLNGKSDSVYVFEAPIDAMSHATLTKVSGWDWQEDWRIALGGVSDLGLQQFLSLHPEIKNIHFATDNDEQGKKVLENEYNTDGTIKKVGYMQKYKDKGYEVFREEPAHKDFNEDLCAFMEEQTPIQEDMSL
- a CDS encoding SNF2-related protein, producing MSIIEDYKVLVKNGTEKILSNGGEWNKWLKFAGNTYTYDVNNSIAIYMQNPKVTAAAELTEWNDYNRRVHKGQKGIMIYKDGRIRYIFDISQTYYTGGKKYGRWSISETHKFINFINQKYDIDNKNFDEYLASMIAYLAHDKNNSDILFQSVRCMVSERAGVTYTDNNLSDMFNALMKYERKYILTETHNISAKILHKIERENKQYKIWRNENEQGTINTGSQENTAESETGIADKSILDRKTNKPQTISRELRTQTDGVDERATAGEVSTAVTGGRSVSDISRSSSGSEPNERQDGGRDVERSGNQSNGLVGEIQSDNVTVGFDRPTDNERNSINSEIKSDYEQMDLFNNEKDESGATGFTDEEINELLKKGSGFENGKERIYSFFKEHYNTQERAEFLAKEYGIGGEYANGINEFHSGIGITYSKGDTYRPSSVIRLTWTDVSKRIDNLIQKDEYLDVEEKQDANAENIDKSNSESQINLYKVGDFYEVYGDEAAQASEILDIKLISKVVDGEEIQMTGFPQHVLDRYTEILAEQGYEININEQAPEAQEVTDKFEIVAARHTKTNADIWVVSLNERIDSDEFKKLAIDVNKVGGYYSRFPKTLDGKSISGFVFKSEPTEKELSVFNDFFNNEKSEEVTGEKVDTAEINDTEVEMAEPEMIAPKPETKPDLQVGDVIEYNGKQWRVAQTGFNMSFENLDENDSEQMFSHIGGMESFKASRDYTLITEKEIAEKNVDTVEINDIEVETAEPEMITPEPETKPDLQVRDVIAKDVTKNIETAERLNYRIQIDENTKTAGKKYADNVLAIRTLKRIEKENRLATPEEQDILSQYVGWGGLADCFDERHFKYKELKALLTDEEYVAARSTTLNAHYTSPVIIKEMYTAISNMGFKEGNILESSCGIGNFMGLIPDEMGNSKFYGVEIDDLTGRIAKQLYQKNEIIIDGFENTKFKDNTFDVAIGNVPFGNYRVNDVVYNKYNFLIHDYFFAKNIDKVRPGGILALITSKGTLDKADSKCRRYLAERADLVGAIRLPDNAFKNAGTDVTTDIIFLQKREEIRTDNFPEWVDIDEYAEGININKYFISHPEMILGDMDLKSSRFGFETACKMRDGADMQEELHNAVMTLSAHISENNISNDIELQTNDVNLNNVRNLTYVEQDNKIYYYKNGNLTIPDDLNNTKEERIKGLNQVRKIARKVIDIQTFGCTEEELKKEQYELNKRYDEYTNKYGYIHSRGNKQAFAADVDLPLLLSLENVDEDGNITKADMFSKQTIRPYIPIESADNAVDGLKISLAEKGKVDIKYISMLTHQSQDEVVQELDGLIYKNPIRSNTEDIYTGYETADEYLSGNVLEKLETAIRLNNNGIYDKNVEALNAVQPEPLTAVDIPWKIGLSWISVEDYQQFLYDTLDTRYYLRDDNYNSFNSISIRYNNYTNTWTIYNKQADNSNLKVTTEFGTSRKNAYEIMEDSLNLQNCVVRDRHDDGERVWYTVNSEETAKAQEKQAVLREKFSGWIMEHPDIRNKYVDYYNRTYNNTRLRQYDGSHLTFPGMSPAIQLREHQVNAVARVLYSDTNALLAHTVGAGKTYEIAASCMELKRLGLAKKSMIVVPNHLTEQWGSEFMQLYPGANILVATKKDFVKDKRQAFFSKIAMGDWDAVIIGHSQFEKIPISNERLANEISLEIEKITAAIEDLGSADGRRFSVKQLESKKKNLQAKYEELTAQEVKDDIFCFEQLGVDYMFVDEAHMFKNCMITTKLSNVAGLSTTSSNKSMDMLWKCKYLSEIQNGRGVVFATGTPISNSITEMYVMQRYLDNGLLERNGFGFFDNWVAMFGNITTGLELAPEGTGYRMKNRLSKFDNLPELMKMFSHFTDVQTGDMLKLPVPEHTMHNVALEPDEFTQDIMMTFVERAAAIRDRQVEPEIDNMLKITNEARKLALDPKLIDNDAPMSRKVEACAENVYNIYKNTTETRGTQLVFCDLGTPKDGVDINDTTYGRLINALVEKGVKRDEIAVIHTAKTDVQKADMFSKMRSGHYRVMIGSTDKMGAGTNCQKRLAALHHMDCPWRSSDIEQREGRILRQGNMNEHVDIYRYVVKNTFDAYLWQIVENKQRFINQVMRGDIGLRSCEDADETVLSFAEIKACATGDIRIKEKMELDIKVQKLSALKAAYTKNKLLYEDTIQKYPIKEKQILIHKQKIESDIAMRDKASSNNFKVNGIEYDERVASGTKIIDVSQKVVEGTVIGEYKGFEIQKAQPYHLNIVGQCTYNIECSSDPVGMTMRIENCVKGLEKEIDICNNNIDNLQNNYNHAKNNIKLPFEHEDELNESLIRQRELERELDLSANKSNSEDMEM